In Kordiimonas sp. SCSIO 12610, the sequence CAGCCGTTCTAAAGAAATTCGTGAAGCTTTATAAAGATGGCCTTCTCTACAAAGACCAGCGCCTTGTGAACTGGGACCCTAAGCTCAAGACTGCGATTTCTGACCTCGAGGTAGAACAGAGCGAGGTTGACGGCCATTTCTGGCACTTCCGTTATCCGATTGTGGGCGAAAACGGCAAATTCATCGAGATTGCGACCACGCGCCCTGAAACCATGCTCGGCGATACGGCGATTGCGGTTCACCCAAGTGACGAGCGTTATAAAGACCTGATCGGCAAGAATGTGGAATTACCGCTCGTTGGACGTTTGATCCCGATTGTTGCGGACGAATATGCCGACCCGGAGCAGGGAAGCGGTGCCGTTAAAATCACGCCAGCACATGATTTCAATGACTTTGAAGTTGGCAAGCGCAACGACCTTGAGATGATCAATATTCTCGATGAAAACGCGTGCATCAATGATAACGCACCGGAAAAATACCGCGGCCTTGATCGTTATGAAGCGCGTAAGCAAATCGTTGCTGACCTTGAGGAACTTGGCTTGGTTGTCAAAATCGAACCGCATCGCCATATGGTTCCGTTCGGCGACAGGGGCGGCGTTGTTATTGAGCCATGGCTTACGGACCAGTGGTATGTGGATGCGGCAACGCTCGCAAAGCCTGCGATCGAAGCGGTAGAAACAGGCAAAACCAATTTCATTCCGAAAAATTGGGAAAAAACATATTATGAATGGATGCGGAATATCCAGCCATGGTGTGTTTCACGCCAGCTGTGGTGGGGCCACCAGATCCCTGCGTGGTACGCGCCGGATGGAACCGTGTTTGTTGAAGAGACAGAAGAGGCAGCATATACGGCCGCGAAAGTACAGTTCGGTGACGACGTAACACTTACCCGCGACAGCGATGTTTTGGACACATGGTTTTCAAGCGCGATGTGGCCCTACAGCACTCTTGGTTGGAAAGGCGACGGTGAAGAAAAAACACCAGAGCTCGCGAAATATTATCCAAACTCCACGCTTGTAACCGGCTTTGATATTATTTTCTTCTGGGTTGCACGCATGATGATGTCGGGCATTCACTTCATGGGCGAAGTGCCGTTCAAGAATGTTTATATTCATGCGCTTGTCCGCGATGAAAAGGGCGCAAAAATGTCCAAATCCAAGGGGAATGTGATTGACCCCCTTGAGTTTATCGAGAAATACGGCGCTGATGCGCTTCGTTTCACGCTCGCTGCGATGGAAGCGCAGGGCCGCGATATCAAGCTTGCTGAAAAGCGGGTTGAAGGGTACCGGAACTTTGGAACCAAGCTTTGGAACGCGACACGTTTCTGCGAAATGAATGGTATCGGTGGTTCTGATAGTAAAGCTGCACCGGAGGCCGCGCTTACTATCAATAAATGGATCATTGGTGAAGCGAGTAAAACAGCAGCAAACGTGACAAAGGCGTTAGACGCCTTCCGCTTTAACGAAGCCGCAGACGCGATCTATCATTTCACATGGGGTACCTTCTGCGATTGGTATATCGAATTGATTAAACCCGTGTTCTGGGGCGATGACGAGGCGCAGAAGGAAGAAACACGCAAGGTTGCTGGCTGGGTGCTCGACCAAATTCTCGTGACACTTCATCCTTTCATGCCGTTTATCACGGAAGAACTATGGCATGGCATTAAGGAAGATCGTGCATATGACCTGATCGACGCGAGCTGGCCCGAGGTGATCGACGCAGACGAAGCGGCAGTAGATGAAGTAAACTGGGCGATCCGTTTCATTACTGAAATTCGCTCAACGCGCGCTGAAATGAATATTCCTGCGGGCGCCAAGGCAACGGCGCTCGTTGTTGGTGCTAATGAGGTTACGGCAAAACGCATTACTGACTGGCAGGATATGCTTGCGCGTATGGCACGCCTTGAAAAGGCACAGGTTGTTGACGTGGCAGAAAGCAAAGGCTCTGCGCAGCTTGTTGTGGATGAGGCAACGGTTTACCTACCGCTCGCAGACCTATTGGATGTCGAGGCAGAGAAAGCACGACTTGAGAAAAACCTTGGCAAATTGGAAAAAGAAGCGGGTGGCATCAAAGGGCGCCTAGGTAACGAACGTTTCCTTGAAAAAGCCCCTGAGCATGTGGTCGCGGAAGCCAAAGAGCAGCTCATTGACCTTGAAAGCCAGATCGAGAAGATGAAAGCAGCCCTTTCTAGGCTTGGGTGATAAAAAACAAAGCATTGTCATTCCGGGACTTGATCCCGGGATCCATTGAAGAAAAGGGGGGATTTCATGGAAGATGTAAAAGCATTTTTAGAACAGTCGTTCAAGGCTGGCGATATTGTTCGCATATATCGATCAAATATTGAAGATGGCTTTTTTGACGGCTTTGTCGCCGGTATTGGTGATGAATTTTTTGCCTTGGAAATTTTTGATGATGCCTGCCGTTTAGACGGCTTTTCATGTGTACGGTACGATGACGTAACTGAATTTAAATTGACCCCATATGCTGATTTCAATAGGCACTTTATGCGGCTAAATTCTATAAAGAAAAATGTCCTGCCATCTATCGATCTATCATCGCTTAAATCGCTTTTGATAACGGCTGGTTGCCAGTTTCCGATTATAACAATTCATATCGATTATGAAGATGAGAGTGTTTGTTACATTGGCAAAGTCGAAAGCGTAACCGATACAAATATAGATATTTTGTACGTTACTCCCGATGCCGAGTGGGAAGATATTGAGACATATGCATTGGATGAAATAAACCGTGTTGATTTTGGTGGTGCATATGAACGTGCATTACTCATGGTCGCAAATGATAGAATGAATAATTCCAGTTAAGTTGTCTAATTTGCGGAACTCGGCGTATTTATGCTATTAAACCTAAATGCAGGAAATTATAGATACTTTCAACGTACCTAATCATCTGGAAACGATTGGTAATGTGCGTTACCGATCGCTTTATCAGGTTACAAATCTGGCTGTTCATTCCTTCGGTTCTGTTGGCAACACACTCGCTTCATTGATGCAGGCTATGGGGCTAATCGGTAACTCACCTCGAGCCATTGTTGATCAAAGACTGGCTTCTTTATGGTTTGGTGTTTCTATCCGGCCGATTGATTGGGAAATGCCACCGATATGGGATGCTATTGCAGGTGACTATGAAACCAAAGATGGCTGGATAAAACTGCATACCAATTTGGCACATCACCGGAAAGCGGCTTGTAAGGTCCTTGGATGCGAGGCCAGCAGGAAAGCAGTGGCTGCCGCCGTAAGGGAACGAAATGGTGACGGCCTTGAGCAAGCGATCGTGGATGCTGGTGGTGTCGCGGCTGTAATGCGCACAGAAGACGAGTGGGCAGGGCATCCACATGGGAAAACTGTGGCTTCTGAGCCTTTGGTTCACTGGTGTGATGTAAAACATCGGAAACTACGAGAATGGCAACCGAAACTGGCGCGACCCTTGAACGGATTAAGAGTACTCGATTTAACGCGGGTGCTTGCGGGGCCAGTGGCAACGCGCACACTGGCGGCCTTCGGAGCGGATGTCCTGCGGATTGATCCACCGGCTTGGCAGGAGGACAATGTGGTTCCTGATATTACGCTTGGGAAACGATGTGCTCGTTTGGATCTGAAAACAAATGAAGGTAAGGAAAGGTTCGAGCGTTTGTTATCAAAAGCTGATGTTCTGGTACATGGCTACCGGAATGGCGCGCTTGACGGACTTGGGCTGGATAGCGAATATCGTTTGAAAATAGCACCCAACCTCATCGAAGTATCGCTGAACGCCTATGGTTGGGAAGGTCCATGGAAAAATAGGCGTGGGTTCGATAGCCTCGTGCAAATGAGTGCAGGGATTGCGAGTTCTGGAATGATTTGGGCACAGGCTGATAAGCCCACACCACTGCCGGTGCAGGCGCTCGATCACGCAACAGGCTATCTGATGGCTGCATCGGTGATCAAAGCCCTTGATAACCATATGCGCGGCAAGCCATCTTCGAATGCGAAACTATCGCTCGCGCGGACAGCTGAGCTGTTGAAAAGGTTCCTTCAGGCTGAGGACTGCAATTATATCGACGGTACTTGTGATGACGATTTTTCGAATAAGGTTGAGCATAACAGTTGGGGAAATACTCGTCGTTTAAAAGCGCCTTTAGTGATTGGTGATACGAGAATGAGGTGGAACTCGCCAGCATGTGCGCTCGGCAGTCATGAAGCGCAATGGTAGTGGATAGTCTGTAAAGCTCTATTTGACAGGCCGCGCAAAATCAATATAGTGCGCCGAGGTTCTGGGCACCTGCCGCTCGCAAGCATATGCTTTGGTGAAGCCCGGGTTTTTCATCTTATCCTTTGATTTGATACAGGAAGATGGCAACGCGAGCACCATTCATAACTCTGTATATAAATATATTGGACATAAGATGAATGGATCTGAAATTTCCATACCAACGATCGTCGGCCTTAAAAAACGCGCGAAGCTAAAGCGCAAACGCATGGGGCTAAGCGGCGCAAATATCACCCATAGTGCATCCCTTGAGGCAACAGCGTTTGATTATGGCTTCAAGGACTGGAACACCCTTTCGGGTACCGTGCAGAAGCGTTTGGTTGGTTGTCCGGTCGCGGAGGGGGAGGCCGTATCCGGCACCTATAAGGGGCAGCGGTTTTCTGGCACGGTTCACCGGATTGCGGTCAAGAAATTCGCCTTTAAGGATCGTTATCACCTGACGATCAACCTTGATGAGGCAATTGATGTCGTGACGTTTGATAGCTTTTCTGCATTCAGAAAGCGGCTACAGTGCAGTGTTGATGAAACAGGCGTAACGGCCGAGTTGTTATCAAGCGGCGAACCTTTGCTTCGGCTTGATCTGTAACGCAAATAAAGAGCAGGCTGCTCGCGTAACTAACGGGTAGCCTGTTCCTCTTTTCCATACCCCTCAAATACCCATTTCAGGCCATTATAATAACCTTGCAGGTCAATGGAATTATGATTTTCGCTCGGGAACCTCTGTAATGTGTGCGTAAGGTTCGATAGTTTTTTGGTCTTTAGGACGCGATCAAAATCCAGGGCGCTGCTTGTGTGGTTTTGATCAGGGCTACCCGCCAGCGCCATATAAAGCCGGATCGGGCTATTCCCAAGGAATGTAAGCTTTGATGCTGTGCGCTCCATCAGGCGGTTATCATACCACCAGGAGGCATCAAGCGCGATATAGCGATCAAACCTCGGCCTACCACCAAGCATATCATGCAAGGCCAATAAGCCACCGAGCGAATGCCCGGCAAGGCTATCATCACCGTTGGTTCTAAACGTTTGCTGAATTTCGGGCATAAGCTCAAATTCGAGCATGCTAAGGTATTTGTCAGCGCCGCCCGTATCATCGAACCAGTCAGGCGCATTTTTCCCATAGTGTTCCTTAAGCAGTTTGGTTGGGGTGTAATCGCGGAAACGATTATTGCTGGGAAGCGCCACAATGATTAACTCAGGCACATCACTTGTGCTGTTATTCGCGCGGCTAAGTTTTTCAACTATTCCGCTGACCATATGAAACGTGTTTTTATAACCATCCAAAATATATAAAACGGGATAACGTTTGCCTTTATTTTTCGCCTTGAAATAACTGCGGGGCAGGGCAACACTGTAAATCTGTTTTTCCTTCAGAATTTTTGATGTGAAACTGTATCGGTCACCAATTTTAACTGGCCCTGCCTTTTTATGGTCTTCAGCATCTAGGGCCTGCGTTAAAAATAGTGTGCACACTATCAATAGCCGCAAAATATATAATCTCATATATAATCCCATATATAATTCCTGGTCGATCTGGCCAAATTCATACTGGTTTCATAAAAAGCATCTTGGTTTCGAAGTATGCATGTTTTATCGTCAATTTGCGAGAAAATGATCATAAGCACATTGAGGGAAAATTATGTCATTGAATGATTGGGTGGGGGCACCGCCGCCAAACCTGCCGGAAATTAGCGGGAACTATGTAACCCTTAGACCCTATGATGCAGCACGGGATACGGATGCCCTTTATGAGGCAATCTGCGGGGCTGATGATCAGGATTTATGGACATATATTCCGTTTCATATGCCGGATAGCGCTTCAACGCTCTCTGGTGCGCTAATGAGTGCAGGGAAAGAGCGCGGCTGGCAAAGCCATAGTATTTATGCGTGTGGCAATTCTAAGCCACTTGGTATGGCAAGTTATATGCGTATCCGGCCAGAGCATGGCTCTGCTGAGGTGGGGTGTATTGTGTTCTCCAAGGCCTTGCAGCGAACCCATATGGCAACCGAGGCAATTTACCTGATGATCAAACATGCCTTCGATGATTTGGGCTACCGGCGGTTTGAATGGAAATGCGACAATGATAACGAAGCCTCCAAACGGGCGGCAAAACGGTTCGGTTTTACGTTTGAAGGGATATTTAGAAACGATCTGGTCGTGAAGGGGCGAAACCGTGATACGGCATGGTTTTCAATCATTGATAGAGAATGGCCAATAATAAAGGCGGGGTTTGAACGGTGGTTGGATTTGAATAATTTTGATGAAAAAGGCACACAAAAGCAGCGACTTAGATTTGATCCTTAAAGCACTGGGTTCCGTAAAAATTAGGATGCGGTTGGTTACGTTCATCCTAGTGCCTCATTTTTGCCACCAGCCATATATAGGGTATAGTTGAAGTATGGAGGTCAACGCCCATGATATCAAAAATATTAGCCGTCACTCTATTGTCTGCGGGCCTGAGCACGTCGGTGTATGCGACTGCGAGCCCACAAGAGAGCCAGCAAGAGAACCCAGAGAAAACAGAGAATGTAGAGCAGTCGGAAAAAGCTGATAGCGTAGCCGCAACATCAGAAACTGCTTGTGATAGCCTCTATTGCACGGAAAAAGCCCGTGCGAAGGATGACAGCGTTAGCGAAGCCGCAAAGCTTTTTCGCGGATCCTCAAAATCCTATACATTCTATCACCCCCTAACACCAACAGGAACCGCCTCTGGCCTACCGTGTGAAGGGAAGGGTTGCACGCTTACGACACCAAACGGATCAGGTGCCTATAAGTTCCGTGAGCATGATACCATTTTAAATACCGTCCTTGGCGGTACGGTGGGTGCGCTTGCTGGCAATCAGGCGTTTGGTGATGCGGGTGCAATCGGCTTTGGGATTACGGGCGCCATCTGGGGCAATAAGCAATCAACTGACTATAAGCCCGCGAAATATGAGCGCTGGGAAAAGCAAATTCAGGCGCGTGAGGATGTTTTGAATAACTTCCGGGATATGGTGTTTGATCCAGCGCATCCTATTCCTGTCGATGCCCATTATCTTGGGGGTAGACGTAAAAAGAAGAAGTAGGAATACGGGATTAGAGGCCTGATCGTCGTCTTCCCCGCAAATTATTCGCTGCGAATACTTATATGGGAAGTTTTTGAACAGGAAGGCCCTCAGCGGGAAATTTGTTTACGCTCGCTGACTTGTGAAGAATAGTGGGTTCATGCCGTGTTCATAATAGCTTAGTCATAGTAGTATTGGATGAGTAGGCTAGGTAAAGTGTAATCAGGAGAAAACCATGTTAAGACAATCATTGATGGCCTTGACGGTTACCAGCCTAAGTAGTTTGGTTGTTATCCCGACCATAAGCGATGCCGCAATCGCAGAACCGTTCGTGTACGGTAAAAATCACGGGCAGGCCCATTTGCGTAATAAACTGCATGGCAAGCGCTACTACGGCAAAAAACACTTTAAACGAAAATTCAAACGCGGATTCCATAACCGGGGTTTCCA encodes:
- a CDS encoding alpha/beta hydrolase, translating into MRLYILRLLIVCTLFLTQALDAEDHKKAGPVKIGDRYSFTSKILKEKQIYSVALPRSYFKAKNKGKRYPVLYILDGYKNTFHMVSGIVEKLSRANNSTSDVPELIIVALPSNNRFRDYTPTKLLKEHYGKNAPDWFDDTGGADKYLSMLEFELMPEIQQTFRTNGDDSLAGHSLGGLLALHDMLGGRPRFDRYIALDASWWYDNRLMERTASKLTFLGNSPIRLYMALAGSPDQNHTSSALDFDRVLKTKKLSNLTHTLQRFPSENHNSIDLQGYYNGLKWVFEGYGKEEQATR
- a CDS encoding CoA transferase; amino-acid sequence: MQEIIDTFNVPNHLETIGNVRYRSLYQVTNLAVHSFGSVGNTLASLMQAMGLIGNSPRAIVDQRLASLWFGVSIRPIDWEMPPIWDAIAGDYETKDGWIKLHTNLAHHRKAACKVLGCEASRKAVAAAVRERNGDGLEQAIVDAGGVAAVMRTEDEWAGHPHGKTVASEPLVHWCDVKHRKLREWQPKLARPLNGLRVLDLTRVLAGPVATRTLAAFGADVLRIDPPAWQEDNVVPDITLGKRCARLDLKTNEGKERFERLLSKADVLVHGYRNGALDGLGLDSEYRLKIAPNLIEVSLNAYGWEGPWKNRRGFDSLVQMSAGIASSGMIWAQADKPTPLPVQALDHATGYLMAASVIKALDNHMRGKPSSNAKLSLARTAELLKRFLQAEDCNYIDGTCDDDFSNKVEHNSWGNTRRLKAPLVIGDTRMRWNSPACALGSHEAQW
- a CDS encoding valine--tRNA ligase, whose amino-acid sequence is MAMDKTYSPTDIETKWYEHWETSGAFKCGKRADAEPYVIVMPPPNVTGSLHMGHALDNTLQDVLVRFERLRGKDVLWQPGTDHAGIATQMVVERQLAERQIDRRDMGRDAFIERVWEWKEESGGTITRQLRRIGASCDWSREAFTMDEERSAAVLKKFVKLYKDGLLYKDQRLVNWDPKLKTAISDLEVEQSEVDGHFWHFRYPIVGENGKFIEIATTRPETMLGDTAIAVHPSDERYKDLIGKNVELPLVGRLIPIVADEYADPEQGSGAVKITPAHDFNDFEVGKRNDLEMINILDENACINDNAPEKYRGLDRYEARKQIVADLEELGLVVKIEPHRHMVPFGDRGGVVIEPWLTDQWYVDAATLAKPAIEAVETGKTNFIPKNWEKTYYEWMRNIQPWCVSRQLWWGHQIPAWYAPDGTVFVEETEEAAYTAAKVQFGDDVTLTRDSDVLDTWFSSAMWPYSTLGWKGDGEEKTPELAKYYPNSTLVTGFDIIFFWVARMMMSGIHFMGEVPFKNVYIHALVRDEKGAKMSKSKGNVIDPLEFIEKYGADALRFTLAAMEAQGRDIKLAEKRVEGYRNFGTKLWNATRFCEMNGIGGSDSKAAPEAALTINKWIIGEASKTAANVTKALDAFRFNEAADAIYHFTWGTFCDWYIELIKPVFWGDDEAQKEETRKVAGWVLDQILVTLHPFMPFITEELWHGIKEDRAYDLIDASWPEVIDADEAAVDEVNWAIRFITEIRSTRAEMNIPAGAKATALVVGANEVTAKRITDWQDMLARMARLEKAQVVDVAESKGSAQLVVDEATVYLPLADLLDVEAEKARLEKNLGKLEKEAGGIKGRLGNERFLEKAPEHVVAEAKEQLIDLESQIEKMKAALSRLG
- a CDS encoding glyoxalase superfamily protein; the encoded protein is MNGSEISIPTIVGLKKRAKLKRKRMGLSGANITHSASLEATAFDYGFKDWNTLSGTVQKRLVGCPVAEGEAVSGTYKGQRFSGTVHRIAVKKFAFKDRYHLTINLDEAIDVVTFDSFSAFRKRLQCSVDETGVTAELLSSGEPLLRLDL
- a CDS encoding GNAT family N-acetyltransferase; translation: MSLNDWVGAPPPNLPEISGNYVTLRPYDAARDTDALYEAICGADDQDLWTYIPFHMPDSASTLSGALMSAGKERGWQSHSIYACGNSKPLGMASYMRIRPEHGSAEVGCIVFSKALQRTHMATEAIYLMIKHAFDDLGYRRFEWKCDNDNEASKRAAKRFGFTFEGIFRNDLVVKGRNRDTAWFSIIDREWPIIKAGFERWLDLNNFDEKGTQKQRLRFDP